A window of Roseovarius sp. THAF27 contains these coding sequences:
- a CDS encoding TetR/AcrR family transcriptional regulator, producing MSKKMPKAARRAQLLETARIMVRENGTDALSLGALADRAGVSKPITYNHFETRSGLMIELYRQINEKQVRATEDALAEAPPELDRIAQLLAQAYMDCHEAVGPEFHAIDGALKGDARMEAYQREMVDGHIALYADALGPLAGISEAEIGRRCIAIIGAADALSDAMIRERMTKAEAVSDLASLITTWLRPSE from the coding sequence TTGTCGAAGAAGATGCCCAAGGCCGCACGGCGCGCCCAGCTGCTCGAGACCGCGCGGATCATGGTGCGCGAAAACGGGACTGACGCTTTGTCGCTTGGCGCGCTTGCCGACCGCGCCGGGGTCAGCAAGCCGATCACCTACAATCATTTCGAGACCCGCTCCGGCCTGATGATCGAGCTGTACCGGCAGATCAACGAAAAGCAGGTCCGCGCTACCGAGGACGCGCTGGCAGAAGCGCCACCGGAGCTCGACCGGATCGCCCAACTACTGGCTCAGGCCTACATGGACTGTCACGAAGCCGTCGGGCCGGAATTCCATGCCATCGACGGCGCCCTGAAAGGGGATGCCCGGATGGAGGCCTATCAACGCGAGATGGTGGACGGTCATATCGCGCTCTATGCCGACGCGCTCGGGCCCCTGGCTGGAATATCCGAAGCAGAGATCGGGCGCCGCTGCATCGCCATCATCGGCGCGGCGGATGCGCTCTCGGACGCGATGATCCGGGAGCGGATGACCAAGGCGGAGGCCGTGTCGGATCTTGCCTCGCTGATCACGACTTGGCTTCGGCCTTCCGAGTGA
- a CDS encoding helix-turn-helix transcriptional regulator — protein sequence MLRAYASGEEASGAPARRSDWIGALTDPRPGAALDAIHAAPDHNWTLHELAGIAGMSRSAFAEAFKRALGRAPIDYVAHWRMQVAEDLLARGHSVTEVATRVGYSAPSAFAAAYKRIRELSPGTITRKAEAKS from the coding sequence ATGCTGCGTGCCTATGCGTCGGGCGAGGAGGCAAGCGGAGCGCCAGCACGTCGAAGCGACTGGATCGGCGCCCTGACCGATCCAAGACCGGGCGCCGCGCTCGACGCCATTCATGCCGCACCGGACCATAACTGGACGCTGCATGAGCTTGCGGGCATCGCAGGCATGTCGCGCAGCGCCTTCGCGGAGGCGTTCAAGCGCGCGCTCGGCCGCGCGCCCATAGACTATGTCGCGCATTGGCGGATGCAGGTGGCCGAAGATCTTCTGGCTCGCGGCCATAGCGTGACCGAGGTCGCAACCCGCGTGGGCTATTCAGCGCCGAGTGCCTTCGCAGCGGCCTACAAGCGGATACGGGAGCTGTCTCCAGGAACTATCACTCGGAAGGCCGAAGCCAAGTCGTGA